One region of Microtus ochrogaster isolate Prairie Vole_2 unplaced genomic scaffold, MicOch1.0 UNK115, whole genome shotgun sequence genomic DNA includes:
- the Prx gene encoding periaxin: MEARSRSAEELRRAELVEIIVETEAQTGVSGINVAGGGKEGIFVRELREDSPAARSHSLQEGDQLLSARVFFENFKYEDALRLLQCAEPYKVSFCLKRTVPTGDLALRPGTVSGYEMKGPRAKVAKLNIQHLSPVKKKKMVPGPLGTPADLAPVDVEFSLPKFSRLRRGLKAEAAKGPVPAAPARRRLQLPRLRVREVAEEAQVARMAAAAPPPRKAKAEADVATGAGFTAPQLELVGPRLPSAEVGVPQVSAPKGTPSTEAASGFALHLPTLGLGAPAAPAVEPPAIGIQVPQVELPTLPSLPTLPCLDTQEGAAVIKVPTLDVAAPSVGVDLALPGTEVEAPGEVPEVALKMPRLSFPRFGVRGKEATEVKVVKGSPEAKAKGPRLRMPTFGLSLLEPRPSGPEAGAESKLKLPTLKMPSFGIGAAGPDVKAPKGPEVKLPKVPDVKLPKVPEAVIPDVRLPEVQLPKMSEVKLPKIPEMAVPDVHLPEVQLPKVPEMKLPKVPEMAVPDVHLPDVQLPKVPEMKLPEMKLPKVPEMAVPDVRLPEVQLPKVSEMKLPKMPEVAVPDVRLPEVQLPKVSEMKLPKMPELPKVSEMKLPKMPEVAVPDVRLPEVQLPKVSEIKVPDVKLSEMKLPEIKLPKVPEMAVPDVHLPELQLPKVSDMRLPEIQVPQVPEVHLPKVPEMKLSTVSEVQRKAVGVEQAEGTEFSFKLPKVTLPKLGKVGKPSEAGIELPGKLMTLPCLQPEVGSEVTRVSVPSLSLPSVELDLPGALGLEERVQEAPLVKVEKPEGPRVAAGVGEVGFRVPSVEIVTPQLPTAEVEKEQLEMVELKVKPTSKFSLTKFGLSGPKAVKAEVEGPGRATKLKVSKFAISLPKARTGTEAEAKGAGEAGMLPALDLSIPQLSLDAHLPSGKAEVAGVESKPKGPRFALPKFGVKGRDSEAEVLVAGEAELEGKGWGWDGKVKMPKLKMPSFGLSRGKEVEVEDGCVSPSEKLEAIAGQLKIPEVELVTPGTQEVEAGTSGVKPSGPKVSTTGQAVAEGQEGVLRVPTLGISLPQVELTSFREAGTEIAASSAEGTAGSRVQVPQVMLDLPGTQVAEGDLLVGEGIFKMPTVTVPQLELDVGLSHEAQAGEAAKSEGGLKLKLPTLGAGGKGEGTEHEDPRAQRTFQLPDVELTSPVSSHAEYQVVEGDGDAGHKLKVRLPLFGLVRAKEGVEGGEKAKSPKLRLPRVGFSQSEAVSGEGSPSPEEEEEGGGEGASGRRGRVRVRLPRVGLASPSKVSKGQEGETTSKSPVGEKSPKFRFPRVSLSPKARSGSRDREEGGFRVRLPSVGFSETAAPGSTRVEGTQAAAI, encoded by the exons aaCATCCAGCATCTGTCCCctgtgaagaagaagaagatggtgCCAGGGCCCCTGGGGACCCCTGCAGATTTGGCCCCTGTTGACGTCGAGTTCTCCCTTCCCAAGTTCTCCCGACTGCGTCGGGGTCTCAAAGCCGAGGCTGCCAAGGGGCCTGTCCCAGCTGCCCCTGCCCGTCGACGTCTCCAGCTGCCTCGGCTACGTGTCCGAGAAGTGGCCGAAGAGGCCCAGGTAGCACGAatggctgctgctgctcctcccccAAGGAAGGCCAAGGCAGAGGCTGATGTAGCCACAGGAGCTGGGTTCACAGCCCCTCAGCTAGAGCTAGTTGGGCCTCGGCTGCCAAGTGCTGAGGTGGGTGTCCCTCAGGTGTCAGCTCCCAAGGGGACCCCATCAACAGAGGCAGCCAGTGGCTTTGCCCTCCATCTGCCGACCCTTGGGCTTGGAGCCCCAGCTGCACCAGCTGTGGAGCCCCCAGCCATAGGAATCCAGGTCCCACAAGTGGagctccccaccctcccctctcttcccacacTTCCATGTCTGGACACCCAGGAAGGGGCTGCAGTGATAAAAGTCCCCACCCTGGATGTGGCAGCACCTTCTGTGGGAGTGGACCTGGCTTTGCCAGGTACAGAGGTGGAGGCCCCAGGAGAGGTACCTGAGGTGGCCCTGAAGATGCCCCGCCTCAGTTTCCCCCGCTTTGGGGTTCGAGGGAAGGAAGCTACTGAAGTCAAGGTGGTCAAAGGCAGCCCTGAGGCCAAAGCGAAGGGTCCCAGACTTCGAATGCCCACCTTTGGGCTTTCTCTCCTGGAGCCCCGGCCCTCTGGTCCTGAAGCTGGAGCTGAGAGCAAGCTGAAGCTCCCTACCCTCAAGATGCCCTCCTTTGGCATTGGCGCAGCTGGGCCTGATGTCAAGGCCCCCAAAGGGCCGGAAGTGAAGCTCCCTAAGGTTCCTGATGTCAAACTCCCGAAAGTGCCTGAGGCAGTCATTCCAGATGTGCGACTCCCCGAGGTACAACTGCCCAAAATGTCAGAGGTGAAACTTCCAAAGATCCCTGAGATGGCCGTACCTGATGTTCACCTTCCGGAAGTGCAGCTGCCCAAAGTCCCTGAGATGAAGCTCCCGAAGGTGCCTGAGATGGCTGTACCTGACGTACACCTCCCAGATGTACAGCTCCCAAAAGTTCCAGAAATGAAACTCCCAGAGATGAAACTCCCGAAGGTGCCCGAGATGGCCGTGCCCGATGTTCGACTTCCAGAAGTTCAGCTGCCCAAAGTATCGGAGATGAAGCTTCCTAAGATGCCCGAGGTGGCCGTGCCCGATGTTCGGCTCCCAGAAGTTCAGCTGCCCAAAGTGTCGGAGATGAAGCTCCCTAAGATGCCCGAG CTGCCCAAAGTGTCGGAGATGAAGCTTCCTAAGATGCCCGAGGTGGCCGTGCCCGACGTTCGGCTCCCGGAAGTTCAGCTGCCCAAAGTGTCAGAGATCAAAGTGCCTGACGTGAAACTTTCTGAAATGAAGCTTCCAGAAATAAAACTGCCCAAAGTGCCCGAGATGGCAGTGCCCGACGTCCACCTCCCAGAGCTGCAGCTTCCTAAAGTATCAGACATGCGACTGCCTGAAATTCAAGTGCCACAAGTCCCAGAGGTGCATCTTCCTAAGGTGCCAGAGATGAAGTTGTCCACAGTTTCTGAGGTGCAGAGAAAAGCCGTAGGCGTGGAGCAGGCAGAAGGGACTGAATTTAGTTTCAAGTTGCCGAAGGTGACCTTGCCCAAGTTAGGGAAGGTGGGCAAGCCCAGTGAGGCAGGTATTGAGCTTCCAGGTAAACTCATGACACTTCCCTGTCTGCAGCCGGAGGTGGGCAGTGAGGTGACTCGCGTTagtgtcccctccctctctctgccttctgtggagCTTGACTTGCCTGGGGCCTTGGGCCTGGAAGAACGCGTCCAAGAAGCCCCCTTGGTCAAAGTGGAGAAGCCAGAGGGCCCCAGGGTGGCAGCAGGTGTTGGAGAGGTGGGCTTCCGGGTGCCCTCTGTGGAGATTGTAACGCCACAGTTGCCCACGGCTGAAGTTGAGAAAGAGCAGCTAGAGATGGTAGAATTGAAAGTCAAACCCACTTCCAAGTTCTCGCTGACCAAATTTGGACTTTCGGGACCCAAAGCGGTCAAGGCTGAGGTGGAGGGGCCTGGACGAGCCACCAAGCTGAAGGTCTCCAAGTTTGCCATCTCACTCCCCAAAGCTCGAACTGGGACGGAAGCTGAAGCGAAGGGAGCTGGGGAAGCAGGGATGCTGCCTGCCCTGGACCTGTCCATCCCACAGCTCAGCCTGGATGCTCATCTGCCCTCAGGCAAAGCGGAGGTAGCAGGGGTTGAGAGCAAGCCCAAGGGGCCCAGGTTTGCACTGCCCAAGTTTGGGGTGAAGGGCCGGGACTCGGAAGCTGAAGTACTAGTGGCAGGGGAAGCTGAGCTTGAGGGAAAAGGCTGGGGCTGGGATGGGAAGGTGAAGATGCCAAAGCTTAAGATGCCCTCTTTTGGACTGTCCCGAGGGAAGGAAGTAGAAGTTGAGGATGGATGTGTTAGCCCTAGCGAAAAACTGGAGGCCATAGCTGGTCAGCTTAAGATTCCTGAGGTAGAACTGGTCACACCaggaactcaggaggtagaagctggCACCAGTGGAGTGAAGCCATCAGGTCCGAAGGTGTCCACCACTGGGCAGGCGGTGGCAGAGGGCCAAGAGGGAGTGCTAAGGGTGCCCACCCTGGGCATCTCACTGCCCCAGGTAGAACTGACCAGCTTTCgcgaggcaggaactgaaattgCAGCTTCATCTGCAGAGGGCACAGCAGGCTCTAGGGTCCAGGTGCCCCAGGTGATGCTGGATCTGCCTGGAACCCAGGTGGCAGAGGGTGATCTCTTAGTAGGTGAGGGCATCTTCAAGATGCCCACAGTCACAGTGCCCCAGCTAGAGCTGGATGTCGGGCTGAgccatgaagcccaggctggtgaAGCAGCCAAGAGTGAGGGTGGCTTGAAGCTGAAGCTGCCCACCCTGGGTGCAGGAGGCAAAGGAGAGGGTACTGAGCACGAGGACCCCAGGGCGCAGCGCACCTTCCAGCTTCCTGATGTGGAACTCACTTCCCCAGTCAGTAGCCATGCTGAGTACCAAGTGGTTGAGGGCGATGGGGATGCTGGACACAAACTCAAGGTTCGGCTGCCCCTGTTTGGTCTGGTGAGGGCTAAGGAAGGAGTGGAAGGCGGAGAAAAGGCCAAGAGTCCAAAGCTCAGGCTGCCCAGAGTGGGCTTCAGCCAAAGTGAGGCGGTCTCTGGAGAAGGCTCTCCAAgccctgaggaggaggaagagggcggTGGGGAAGGAGCTTCTGGTCGCCGGGGTCGGGTCAGGGTCCGATTGCCTCGTGTAGGCTTGGCTTCCCCTTCCAAAGTCTCTAAGGGACAAGAGGGTGAAACAACTTCCAAGTCCCCAGTTGGGGAGAAGTCACCCAAATTCCGCTTTCCCAGGGTGTCCCTAAGCCCCAAGGCCCGGAGTGGGAGTAGGGACCGGGAAGAAGGTGGATTCAGGGTCCGACTGCCCAGTGTGGGGTTTTCAGAAACAGCAGCTCCGGGCTCCACAAGGGTTGAGGGAACCCAGGCTGCTGCCATCTGA